The Pseudomonas sp. DG56-2 genome contains a region encoding:
- a CDS encoding cyclic peptide export ABC transporter, translating to MTAASRSATRELLSLLKPYRLLVIFSIVLGIIGGLAVTALLATVNQGLHNDDGMSKGIVLAFVGLCVVALLSSIAADIGTNYVGQHVIAKLRKELGAKVLSAPIEQIERYRTHRLIPVLTHDVDTISDFAFSFAPLAISLTVVVGCMGYLASLSLPIFFLTLTAIGVGSAIQYVAQRKGLRGFNAAREAEDDLQKHYQAIAEGAKELRIHRPRRHAMLTRNIQGTADHIRDTHVRSINIFVIAKSLGTMLFFVVIGLALTLQSLWPSNDPAVISGFVLVLLYMKGPLESLIGNLPIISRAQIAFRHIADLAERFSSPEPHLLLNAEHSAPAALERLELRNVQYSFPAVPGSDPFTLGPVNLSIAPGEILFIVGENGCGKTTLIKLLLGLYTPHQGQVLVNGKAVDAQSLDDYRQHFTTIFADYFLFEDLMKDGSSLPADAGQYLQRLEIAHKVSVRDGAFTTTDLSTGQRKRLALVSAWLDERPVLVFDEWAADQDPAFRRVFYTELLPDLKRLGKTIIVISHDDRYFDIADHLLRMEAGKVVSEPSFA from the coding sequence ATGACCGCAGCATCGCGTAGCGCCACCCGCGAACTCTTGAGCCTGCTCAAGCCGTACCGCCTGTTGGTGATTTTTTCCATTGTTCTGGGCATCATCGGCGGCCTGGCCGTTACCGCCCTGCTCGCCACGGTCAACCAGGGCCTGCACAACGACGATGGCATGAGCAAGGGTATCGTGCTGGCCTTTGTCGGCCTATGTGTGGTGGCGCTGCTGAGCAGCATCGCAGCCGATATCGGCACAAACTATGTAGGCCAGCATGTCATCGCCAAGCTGCGCAAGGAACTGGGCGCCAAGGTGCTGTCGGCACCGATCGAGCAGATTGAACGCTACCGTACCCATCGTCTGATTCCGGTGTTGACCCACGATGTCGACACCATCAGCGACTTCGCCTTTTCCTTTGCTCCACTGGCCATTTCCCTGACCGTGGTGGTCGGCTGCATGGGGTATCTGGCCAGCCTGTCGCTGCCGATTTTCTTTCTTACCCTGACCGCTATCGGCGTCGGCTCGGCCATTCAGTACGTCGCACAGCGCAAAGGGTTGCGTGGTTTCAACGCTGCGCGCGAAGCGGAAGACGACTTGCAAAAGCACTATCAGGCCATTGCCGAAGGCGCCAAGGAACTGCGCATTCACCGCCCCCGTCGCCACGCCATGTTGACCCGCAATATTCAAGGCACCGCCGATCATATCCGCGACACCCACGTACGCTCGATCAACATCTTCGTGATCGCCAAGAGCCTCGGGACCATGCTGTTCTTCGTGGTCATCGGCCTGGCCTTGACTCTGCAATCGCTATGGCCGAGCAATGATCCGGCAGTGATCAGCGGCTTCGTGCTGGTGCTGCTGTATATGAAAGGCCCGCTGGAAAGTCTGATTGGCAACCTGCCGATCATCAGCCGCGCGCAGATTGCCTTCCGACACATCGCCGATCTGGCCGAGCGCTTCTCTTCACCGGAACCGCACCTGTTGCTCAATGCCGAGCACAGCGCGCCTGCTGCGCTGGAGCGCCTGGAACTGCGCAACGTGCAGTACAGCTTCCCGGCCGTGCCAGGCAGTGATCCATTTACCCTGGGGCCGGTCAACCTGAGTATCGCCCCTGGCGAAATACTGTTTATCGTCGGTGAAAACGGCTGTGGTAAAACCACCCTGATCAAACTGTTGCTGGGCCTCTACACCCCCCATCAGGGTCAGGTACTGGTCAATGGCAAAGCAGTGGATGCGCAAAGCCTGGACGACTACCGCCAGCACTTCACCACGATCTTCGCCGACTACTTCCTGTTCGAAGACCTGATGAAAGACGGCAGTAGCCTGCCCGCCGATGCCGGCCAGTACCTGCAGCGCCTGGAAATCGCCCACAAGGTCAGCGTGCGCGATGGCGCGTTCACCACCACTGACCTGTCCACCGGCCAGCGCAAGCGCCTGGCGCTGGTCAGCGCCTGGCTGGATGAACGTCCGGTACTGGTCTTCGATGAATGGGCCGCCGACCAGGACCCGGCCTTCCGCCGGGTGTTCTACACCGAGCTGCTGCCTGACCTGAAACGCCTGGGCAAGACCATCATCGTCATCTCCCATGACGATCGCTACTTCGACATCGCCGACCATTTGCTGCGCATGGAAGCCGGCAAGGTTGTCAGCGAGCCCAGCTTCGCCTGA
- a CDS encoding formylglycine-generating enzyme family protein yields MNSQTPRISTAKVISGLALGALLVTLAPAVAQADDAHKPGEVFKDCKDCPAMVVLPAGTFTMGTPEDEQGREADEGPMHQVTFSKPFAMSHFQVLSGEWNAYLKDSGYQMPDGDDRPGRECLAGVPRYALSDEYKRADKNRYPAVCMNFHEAQAYTDWLSKKTGKRYRLLSEAEREYAARGGSKGAQPFPRDEGKAYSIAKHANTYGPEDGFSFLAPAGSYAANAFGIYDAHGNVYEWTADCQNDSYVGAPSDGSAWKQGDCVVRMIRGNDWTEAPIFSRSGNRNYRRPETRGDWIGFRVVREL; encoded by the coding sequence ATGAATTCACAGACTCCCCGTATCTCGACAGCCAAGGTCATCTCCGGCCTGGCGCTCGGCGCCTTGCTCGTCACCCTCGCCCCCGCGGTGGCTCAGGCAGACGACGCACATAAGCCTGGTGAAGTGTTCAAGGATTGTAAAGACTGCCCGGCAATGGTGGTGCTGCCCGCCGGGACCTTCACCATGGGTACCCCCGAAGACGAACAGGGTCGCGAAGCCGACGAAGGTCCGATGCACCAAGTAACGTTCAGCAAGCCCTTCGCCATGAGTCACTTCCAGGTACTCAGCGGTGAATGGAATGCTTACCTCAAGGACAGCGGTTACCAGATGCCCGACGGCGACGACCGTCCTGGCCGCGAATGCCTTGCCGGGGTACCGCGCTACGCGCTCAGCGACGAGTACAAGCGCGCCGACAAGAACCGCTACCCAGCCGTCTGCATGAATTTCCATGAGGCCCAGGCATATACCGACTGGCTGTCGAAAAAGACCGGCAAACGCTACCGCCTGCTCAGCGAGGCCGAGCGCGAATACGCTGCGCGCGGCGGCAGCAAAGGTGCGCAACCTTTTCCACGCGATGAAGGCAAAGCCTACAGCATCGCCAAGCACGCCAATACCTATGGCCCGGAAGACGGCTTCAGCTTTCTCGCCCCGGCGGGCAGCTACGCGGCCAATGCCTTTGGCATCTACGACGCCCATGGCAACGTCTACGAGTGGACGGCCGATTGTCAGAATGACAGCTACGTCGGCGCCCCCAGCGATGGCAGCGCCTGGAAGCAAGGCGACTGCGTGGTGCGCATGATCCGCGGCAACGACTGGACCGAAGCGCCGATTTTTTCGCGCTCGGGCAACCGCAACTACCGGCGCCCGGAAACCCGTGGCGACTGGATCGGCTTTCGCGTGGTGCGCGAGCTCTGA
- a CDS encoding aminotransferase class V-fold PLP-dependent enzyme has protein sequence MTDRRTFLKQAGLLAAALPLTGTLGPSALANVPTPSGGDKWAQFRQLFDQDPTYIHFANFLVTSHPRPVREAIAQHRANLDRNPGLAMDWDLEETWTREAEVRKWAGRYLNAKPAQIALTGSTTEGLAMIYGGIHVRPDQEILTTRHEHYSTHHVLNFRAEREGTRVRRIDLFKAPHSVSSDEVLGSIAANIRANTRVLGMTWVHSGSGVKLPIGEIGQLVAEHNRNRDDKERILYVVDGVHGFGVENLDFPDMHCDFFIAGTHKWLFGPRGTGIICARSEQLKDVSPLVPTFSQDSDFATSMTPGGYHAFEHRWALDKAFELHLQLGKAEVQTRIHQLNADLRQRLQGMPQIELVTPSSTALSSGFSFFRVKGKDSDKVAAELMKQRVVADAVNRDVGPVVRTAPGLLNNEAEIERFMAILAKAV, from the coding sequence ATGACCGACCGTAGAACATTCCTCAAACAGGCCGGGTTGCTCGCCGCCGCCCTGCCGCTGACCGGCACCCTCGGCCCAAGCGCCCTGGCCAACGTGCCAACACCTTCGGGCGGTGATAAATGGGCGCAGTTTCGCCAATTGTTCGACCAGGATCCGACCTACATCCACTTCGCCAATTTTCTCGTCACCTCGCACCCCAGACCGGTGCGCGAGGCCATTGCCCAGCACCGTGCCAACCTTGATCGCAATCCTGGCCTGGCCATGGACTGGGACCTGGAGGAAACCTGGACGCGTGAAGCCGAGGTACGTAAATGGGCTGGGCGCTATTTGAACGCCAAGCCGGCACAGATCGCCCTCACCGGTAGCACCACCGAAGGGCTGGCGATGATCTATGGCGGTATCCATGTGCGCCCGGACCAGGAAATTCTCACCACTCGCCACGAGCACTATTCAACCCACCATGTGTTGAACTTTCGTGCCGAGCGCGAAGGCACCCGGGTCCGGCGCATCGATCTGTTCAAGGCCCCGCACAGTGTTTCCAGTGACGAAGTGCTGGGCAGCATAGCGGCCAACATCCGCGCCAATACGCGGGTACTGGGCATGACCTGGGTGCATTCGGGCAGCGGCGTCAAATTGCCCATCGGCGAAATCGGCCAGCTTGTCGCCGAACACAACCGCAACCGCGACGACAAGGAGCGCATTCTCTACGTGGTTGACGGCGTGCATGGATTTGGCGTGGAAAACCTCGACTTTCCCGACATGCACTGCGACTTCTTCATTGCCGGCACCCACAAATGGCTGTTCGGCCCACGCGGTACGGGGATCATCTGCGCCCGCTCGGAACAGCTCAAAGATGTCAGCCCACTGGTGCCGACCTTTTCCCAGGACAGCGACTTTGCCACCAGCATGACCCCGGGCGGCTACCACGCTTTCGAACACCGCTGGGCGCTGGACAAGGCTTTCGAATTGCACCTGCAGTTAGGTAAGGCCGAGGTCCAGACCCGCATCCATCAACTCAATGCCGATTTACGCCAGCGCTTGCAGGGTATGCCGCAGATCGAACTGGTAACACCGAGCAGCACGGCGCTGTCCTCGGGCTTCAGTTTTTTCCGGGTCAAGGGCAAGGACAGTGACAAGGTTGCCGCCGAGCTGATGAAGCAACGCGTAGTGGCCGACGCCGTCAACCGTGATGTCGGGCCCGTGGTGCGCACGGCGCCGGGTTTGCTCAACAACGAAGCCGAAATCGAACGCTTCATGGCCATCCTCGCCAAGGCCGTGTAG